Proteins encoded together in one Theileria parva strain Muguga chromosome 3 map unlocalized ctg_530, whole genome shotgun sequence window:
- the rpl34 gene encoding Ribosomal protein L34e — protein sequence MVQRVHYRRRNKYKTPSNVVKRVRTPGARLVLHNLKKVGKRPRCGDCKRTLAGVSAVRPFLYKNLKRRNRTVSRPYGGSRCHNCVKDRIIRAFLKEEQKCVRRVVKERETRTRAVESPVEKVAKVEQKKVKSKPDKKN from the exons ATGGTACAAAGAGTTCATTATAGAAGACGTAATAAGTATAAAACTCCTTCTAACGTTGTGAAGAGGGTGAGAACACCTGGCGCACGGTTAGTGCTTCATAACCTTAAGAAGGTTGGGAAAAGACCACGTTGCGGTGACTGTAAGCGTACGCTCGCCGGTGTTTCCGCCGTCAGACCCTTTCTATACAAGAATCTTAAACGCAGAAATCGGACCGTGTCAAGACCATACGGTGGCTCCAGATGCCATAACTGCGTCAAGGACag GATAATAAGGGCGTTTTTGAAGGAGGAGCAGAAGTGTGTGAGAAGGGTTGTGAAGGAGCGTGAGACGAGGACGAGGGCTGTGGAATCGCCAGTGGAGAAGGTGGCGAAGGTTGAGCAGAAAAAGGTAAAATCGAAACCCGAcaaaaaaaattaa